The DNA region TCAGTCTATAAATGCGCaatccaaactgaaaaaatctGGTCTCGGAATGATTCTCTGGAACTAAGTAATGGAACGATCAGATTACATATAAGCTTATTTGTATAAAACTGAGACTAACACTACACCTCAGACAGAACAAATATGAATCCCAAAGAATAATTTAATGAGAGCAGCAAAATTCAGATGTGGCATCCACAACAAAGGTAGAAGAAGCAGAGCGTCGAAACGAGAACGAAAGCTTCAACAACATACATGACCTTGTAAACTACTCCGTCCACTATCTCTGTCAGCAATATAATCTCTACTCGCTTCCACTTCCCCGACGACGGCGTTGAAGACGTAGAAAACAGATTCCTTAATCGCCGCCATGTCTGAGTTTCTTTAGACGTGACTTGCTCCTCCTCttgttgctgcttcttcttcttcagcgaCGACCATTTCTTCATCACTCCCAT from Camelina sativa cultivar DH55 chromosome 3, Cs, whole genome shotgun sequence includes:
- the LOC104764351 gene encoding uncharacterized protein LOC104764351, with the protein product MGVMKKWSSLKKKKQQQEEEQVTSKETQTWRRLRNLFSTSSTPSSGKWKRVEIILLTEIVDGVVYKVMYVVEAFVLVSTLCFFYLCCGCHI